In a genomic window of Streptomyces koelreuteriae:
- a CDS encoding FABP family protein: protein MIEIPSDLHKDLVPLAFLLGNWAGAGVHDFPGSEKCNFGQEVTFTHDGRDFLEYHSHSWVLDNDGNKVRPLESEHGFWRIDPNRKVEVTMTRDDGVIEIWYGELADQKPQIDLVTDAVARTAASQPYTGGKRLYGYVKSDLMWVGEKQTPEVELRPYMSAHLKKVVTPEEVERWAKALPDDMPDDGIAFFK from the coding sequence ATGATCGAGATCCCGTCCGACCTCCACAAGGACCTCGTCCCGCTCGCCTTCCTGCTGGGCAACTGGGCGGGTGCCGGTGTGCACGACTTCCCCGGCTCCGAGAAGTGCAACTTCGGGCAGGAGGTCACCTTCACCCACGACGGCCGGGACTTCCTGGAGTACCACTCGCACTCCTGGGTGCTCGACAACGACGGCAACAAGGTCCGTCCCCTGGAGTCCGAGCACGGCTTCTGGCGCATCGACCCGAACCGCAAGGTCGAGGTGACGATGACCCGCGACGACGGCGTCATCGAGATCTGGTACGGCGAGCTGGCCGACCAGAAGCCCCAGATCGACCTGGTCACCGACGCCGTCGCCCGCACGGCCGCCTCCCAGCCGTACACCGGCGGCAAGCGGCTCTACGGCTACGTCAAGAGCGACCTGATGTGGGTCGGCGAGAAGCAGACCCCCGAGGTCGAACTGCGCCCCTACATGTCCGCCCATCTGAAGAAGGTCGTCACCCCGGAAGAGGTCGAGCGCTGGGCCAAGGCCCTGCCCGACGACATGCCGGACGACGGCATCGCCTTCTTCAAGTAG
- a CDS encoding RsiG family protein, with protein sequence MSTSSTGQQSGAVWSTYTGIGATEYHRPPTQRTDSPRLPSDAPEPDRTALSLTELRTLRREAQRDEADLSYVRRLLQGRIDILRAELARRAPADAAAVAAPAEVSVVERLAEILRDAPARHRSSARHVTLSTPQGEESRRLAAEMLGEVELSDLGARTDQELTTAMGRLVRYEQQVSRRRQRLQRRADECSTEIARRYREGEAQVDDLLV encoded by the coding sequence ATGAGCACATCAAGCACCGGGCAGCAGTCGGGGGCTGTCTGGTCGACGTACACGGGGATCGGCGCGACGGAGTACCACCGGCCGCCCACCCAGCGCACGGACAGCCCGCGGCTGCCCTCGGACGCTCCCGAGCCCGATCGGACCGCGCTGAGCCTGACCGAGCTGCGCACCCTGCGCCGCGAGGCCCAGCGCGACGAGGCCGATCTCAGCTATGTACGGCGGCTGCTCCAGGGGCGGATCGACATCCTGCGCGCGGAGTTGGCGCGGCGCGCACCGGCGGACGCGGCCGCCGTCGCCGCCCCCGCGGAGGTGTCCGTCGTGGAGCGGCTGGCGGAGATCCTGCGGGACGCCCCGGCCCGGCACCGCTCCTCGGCCCGCCATGTGACCCTCTCCACCCCGCAGGGCGAGGAGTCCCGGCGGCTGGCCGCGGAGATGCTCGGCGAGGTCGAGCTGTCCGACCTCGGCGCGCGCACCGACCAGGAGCTGACCACGGCGATGGGCCGGCTCGTGCGCTACGAGCAGCAGGTCTCCCGGCGACGGCAGCGGCTCCAGCGCAGGGCCGACGAGTGCAGCACGGAGATCGCCCGCCGGTACCGCGAGGGGGAGGCGCAGGTCGACGACCTGCTGGTCTGA
- the dtd gene encoding D-aminoacyl-tRNA deacylase yields MRAVVQRVDGASVVVDGETVGAIEGEGLCVLVGVTHEDTKEKAAQLARKLWSIRMLHDEKSCSDIDAPLLVISQFTLYGDARKGRRPTWNAAAPGDVAEPLVDEVVAQLRSLGATVATGRFGAAMRVSLTNDGPFTVQIEI; encoded by the coding sequence ATGCGAGCAGTGGTGCAGAGGGTGGACGGCGCGAGCGTCGTCGTGGACGGCGAGACCGTGGGCGCGATCGAGGGCGAGGGGCTGTGCGTCCTCGTCGGAGTCACCCACGAGGACACCAAGGAGAAGGCGGCCCAGCTCGCCCGCAAGCTGTGGTCGATCCGCATGCTGCACGACGAGAAGTCGTGCAGCGACATCGACGCCCCGCTCCTGGTGATCAGCCAGTTCACGCTCTACGGCGACGCCCGCAAGGGCCGCCGCCCCACCTGGAACGCCGCCGCCCCCGGCGATGTCGCCGAGCCCCTGGTCGACGAGGTGGTCGCCCAGCTGCGCTCGCTCGGCGCGACGGTGGCCACGGGCCGCTTCGGGGCGGCGATGCGTGTATCACTGACGAACGACGGCCCGTTCACCGTGCAGATCGAAATCTGA
- a CDS encoding winged helix-turn-helix domain-containing protein, with protein MVVTQENVAENVAVNGSRRLSPQEIADSLRERIRTGELKPGDRLPTQAELAEEFGVERGAVRQALRALQEDGLLTNVSKGSPPRIAAPAPARGEPQPTMVGLAPRLTEAFSARRVRVDVVCHTAETLMVAIGEPLRLIHEGRIRPESIDVRILVPSRDIELAFPVPVEAHGDDNPVHQRWLSMRNAQGQVLQHNFLALRSTHGIDVHVTFRALPFTPPVKLYLLNQEEALIGYYMLTRREEEWGSQTLDMYDVLGSQSLLFSFLKRAGQRDAAFVQESQKWFDALWETITTDLTLS; from the coding sequence TTGGTCGTGACCCAGGAGAACGTGGCGGAGAACGTGGCAGTGAACGGCAGCAGAAGGCTCTCGCCCCAGGAGATCGCCGACAGCCTGCGGGAACGCATCCGCACGGGCGAGCTCAAGCCCGGGGACCGCCTGCCCACCCAGGCCGAACTCGCGGAGGAGTTCGGCGTGGAACGCGGCGCCGTCCGCCAGGCCCTGCGGGCACTCCAGGAGGACGGCCTCCTCACCAACGTCAGCAAGGGCAGCCCCCCGAGGATCGCCGCGCCCGCCCCGGCCCGGGGCGAGCCCCAGCCGACGATGGTCGGCCTGGCGCCCCGCCTCACGGAGGCGTTCTCGGCCCGCCGTGTGAGGGTCGATGTCGTCTGCCACACCGCGGAGACCCTGATGGTCGCCATCGGCGAACCGCTCCGTCTGATCCACGAGGGCCGTATCCGCCCCGAGTCGATCGATGTCCGCATCCTCGTCCCCTCCCGGGACATCGAGCTGGCCTTCCCCGTCCCCGTGGAGGCCCACGGCGACGACAACCCGGTCCACCAGCGCTGGCTGTCCATGCGCAACGCCCAGGGCCAGGTCCTCCAGCACAACTTCCTGGCCCTGCGCTCCACGCACGGCATCGACGTGCACGTCACGTTCCGCGCGCTGCCCTTCACCCCGCCGGTGAAGCTGTACCTCCTCAACCAGGAGGAGGCGCTGATCGGCTACTACATGCTCACCAGGCGCGAGGAGGAGTGGGGCAGCCAGACCCTGGACATGTACGACGTCCTCGGCTCCCAGTCCCTCCTCTTCTCCTTCCTGAAGCGAGCGGGCCAGCGGGACGCGGCGTTCGTCCAGGAATCCCAGAAGTGGTTCGACGCCCTCTGGGAAACCATCACGACGGACCTGACACTCTCCTAG
- a CDS encoding GNAT family N-acetyltransferase, with protein MTREADIDIRPVAEAEHAEWMRAVHTGFLRGPVVPAEELEARRRKFVPGRFLGAFDGGRCVATFRSFEQQLTVVGGASVPADAVTGVTVTATHRRRGLLSRMMARDLAAAKERGDVVATLIAAEYPIYGRYGFGPATWMSEWTVDVPRAGLDARWAGPADGGRIDLVDGDDVRKLGPELHERVRRTQPGAIDRDEWWWQLNTGALRLDPAGKTPFFAVYRSASGEVEGMAAYAVDDHWGEAKQPLNTATVQWLIGVSPAAERALWQYLCSIDWVVKVKSGWRAPDDLLPHFLPDPRAARITSQADFLWVRILDVVRALEARTYEGEGSLVLEVAGVDGLTGGRYRLEASAAGASCEPTTESAELALEIGELGALWLGDESAVRLAALGRVREERAGAARKADALLRTSRRPWCPDMF; from the coding sequence ATGACCCGCGAAGCCGACATCGACATACGCCCCGTCGCCGAAGCCGAACACGCCGAATGGATGCGTGCCGTGCACACCGGCTTCCTGCGAGGGCCCGTCGTGCCCGCGGAGGAGCTGGAGGCCCGTCGCCGGAAGTTCGTCCCGGGTCGCTTCCTCGGTGCCTTCGACGGCGGCCGGTGCGTGGCGACCTTCCGGTCCTTCGAGCAGCAGCTCACGGTCGTGGGCGGGGCGAGCGTCCCGGCCGACGCCGTCACGGGAGTCACCGTCACCGCGACCCACCGCCGCCGCGGGCTGCTCAGCCGGATGATGGCGCGGGACCTGGCGGCCGCGAAGGAGCGCGGGGACGTCGTCGCGACGCTGATCGCCGCCGAGTACCCGATCTACGGCCGGTACGGCTTCGGGCCGGCGACCTGGATGTCCGAGTGGACGGTCGATGTGCCGCGTGCCGGTCTCGACGCGCGCTGGGCGGGCCCGGCGGACGGCGGGCGGATCGACCTGGTGGACGGCGACGACGTCCGCAAGCTCGGCCCCGAACTGCACGAGCGGGTGCGGCGTACCCAGCCCGGCGCCATCGACCGCGACGAGTGGTGGTGGCAGCTGAACACCGGCGCCCTGCGGCTCGACCCGGCGGGGAAGACGCCCTTCTTCGCCGTGTACCGCTCGGCGTCCGGCGAGGTCGAGGGCATGGCCGCCTACGCGGTCGACGACCACTGGGGCGAGGCCAAGCAGCCGTTGAACACGGCGACCGTGCAATGGCTGATCGGGGTGAGTCCGGCCGCGGAGCGCGCCCTGTGGCAGTACCTCTGCTCGATCGACTGGGTCGTGAAGGTGAAGAGCGGCTGGCGGGCGCCCGACGACCTGCTCCCGCACTTCCTGCCGGATCCGCGGGCGGCCAGGATCACCTCGCAGGCGGACTTCCTGTGGGTGCGGATCCTGGACGTCGTACGGGCGCTGGAGGCGCGGACGTATGAGGGGGAGGGGTCGCTGGTGCTGGAGGTCGCCGGTGTGGACGGGCTGACCGGCGGGCGGTACCGGCTGGAGGCCTCCGCCGCGGGGGCGTCCTGCGAGCCGACCACCGAGAGCGCGGAACTCGCCCTGGAGATCGGCGAGCTGGGGGCGCTGTGGCTGGGGGACGAGTCGGCGGTGCGGCTGGCGGCGCTGGGGCGGGTGCGGGAAGAACGAGCGGGCGCCGCCCGGAAGGCCGACGCCCTGCTGCGTACGTCCAGGCGGCCTTGGTGCCCGGACATGTTCTGA
- the ygfZ gene encoding CAF17-like 4Fe-4S cluster assembly/insertion protein YgfZ: MKSPLLTLPGAVPAEGVDEGVAAHYGDLFREQRALADGTGFVDLSHRGVVAVTGDDRLAWLHLLLTQHMSELPVGRATEALILSANGHIEHALYLVDDGETVWAHVEPGTQEALIAYLESMKFFYRVEVADRTADTAVVHLPAGSIAEVPEGAVVRETPHGRDLFLPRADLEAFAGQAGPPAGILAYEALRVEQHRPRLGFETDHRTIPHELGWIGSAVHLQKGCYRGQETVARVQNLGKPPRRLVFLHLDGSEVHLPVAGTEVRLADDGPDGRKIGFITTSVRHHELGPVALALVKRNVALDARLVAGDTAAAQEAVVEP, translated from the coding sequence ATGAAGAGCCCCCTGCTGACCCTGCCCGGCGCCGTCCCCGCCGAGGGCGTGGACGAAGGCGTCGCCGCCCACTACGGCGACCTGTTCCGCGAGCAGCGTGCCCTCGCCGACGGCACCGGATTCGTGGACCTCTCCCACCGGGGCGTCGTCGCCGTCACCGGCGACGACCGGCTGGCCTGGCTGCACCTGCTGCTCACCCAGCACATGAGCGAGCTGCCCGTGGGCCGGGCCACCGAGGCGCTGATCCTCTCCGCGAACGGCCACATCGAGCACGCCCTGTATCTCGTCGACGACGGCGAGACGGTCTGGGCCCATGTGGAGCCGGGCACCCAGGAGGCGCTGATCGCGTACCTGGAGTCGATGAAGTTCTTCTACCGGGTCGAGGTCGCCGACCGCACGGCCGACACCGCCGTGGTGCATCTGCCGGCCGGCTCCATCGCCGAGGTGCCCGAGGGCGCCGTCGTACGCGAGACGCCGCACGGCCGGGATCTGTTCCTGCCGCGCGCCGACCTGGAGGCGTTCGCCGGGCAGGCCGGGCCGCCTGCCGGGATCCTGGCCTACGAGGCGCTGCGCGTGGAGCAGCACCGGCCCCGGCTCGGTTTCGAGACCGACCACCGCACCATCCCGCACGAGCTGGGCTGGATCGGCTCGGCGGTGCATCTGCAGAAGGGCTGCTACCGGGGGCAGGAGACGGTCGCCCGCGTGCAGAACCTGGGCAAGCCGCCGCGCCGGCTGGTCTTCCTGCACCTGGACGGCAGCGAGGTCCATCTGCCGGTGGCGGGCACCGAGGTCCGGCTCGCGGACGACGGCCCCGACGGCCGGAAGATCGGCTTCATCACGACCTCCGTACGCCACCACGAGCTGGGGCCGGTCGCCCTCGCGCTGGTGAAGCGGAACGTGGCCCTGGACGCCCGGCTGGTGGCCGGGGACACGGCCGCGGCCCAGGAAGCCGTCGTCGAGCCGTAG
- a CDS encoding Fur family transcriptional regulator — MVSTDWKSDLRQRGYRLTPQRQLVLEAVDTLEHATPDDILVEVRKTASGVNVSTVYRTLELLEELGLVSHAHLGHGAPTYHLADRHHHLHLVCRDCQNVIEADVSVAAEFTDKLRQTFGFDTDMKHFAIFGRCRDCTLKASTTES; from the coding sequence GTGGTGAGCACCGACTGGAAGAGCGATCTGCGGCAGCGCGGCTACCGGCTGACCCCGCAGCGGCAACTCGTGCTCGAAGCCGTGGACACCCTGGAGCACGCGACCCCCGACGACATCCTCGTGGAAGTGAGGAAAACCGCGTCGGGGGTCAACGTCTCCACCGTCTACCGGACCCTGGAGCTCCTGGAGGAGCTCGGGCTGGTCAGCCACGCCCATCTGGGACACGGGGCGCCGACCTACCACCTCGCGGATCGGCACCACCATCTCCACCTGGTCTGCCGTGACTGCCAGAACGTCATCGAGGCGGACGTCTCCGTGGCCGCCGAGTTCACCGACAAGCTGCGGCAGACCTTCGGCTTCGACACCGACATGAAGCACTTCGCGATCTTCGGCCGATGCCGGGACTGCACGCTCAAGGCTTCAACTACCGAGTCGTAG
- a CDS encoding FadR/GntR family transcriptional regulator, which yields MVVDPEHTSAHGPKRSQRPQRTHQQVADELRARIRSGALRSGERMPTQAQLADEFGVERGAVRQALRILQSEQLLTNVSKGSPATVASDPARALTGPQAPPVPTTVGLAPRIAAAFAAEHVEIDAVCLTSISLTLAIGEPLRQIHAGRLKPAKVDVRVLLPSRDIDLAFPVPVGGRGDDWVHGRWLAMRNAQGQVLQHNLLALRATHGIDVHVTFRALPFTPPVKLYLLNGSEALFAYYTLTRREAEIDHEQREMFDAQGSQSMLFSFRQGPGLRDTTFVEQSHLWFNALWETISSELVLTNS from the coding sequence TTGGTTGTGGACCCGGAACACACCTCCGCCCATGGGCCGAAGAGGTCGCAACGGCCACAGAGAACACATCAACAGGTGGCCGACGAACTGCGCGCCCGGATCAGGTCAGGGGCGCTGCGGTCCGGTGAGCGCATGCCGACGCAGGCGCAGCTCGCCGACGAGTTCGGCGTCGAGCGCGGTGCCGTGCGCCAGGCGCTGCGCATCCTGCAGTCCGAGCAGCTGCTCACCAACGTGTCCAAGGGGAGCCCGGCGACCGTCGCCTCCGATCCCGCCAGGGCGCTGACCGGCCCACAAGCCCCGCCCGTGCCCACGACCGTGGGTCTCGCGCCCCGGATCGCGGCGGCGTTCGCGGCGGAACACGTCGAGATCGACGCGGTGTGCCTGACGTCCATCTCCCTCACGCTGGCGATCGGAGAGCCGCTGCGGCAGATCCACGCCGGACGGCTGAAACCGGCCAAGGTCGACGTCCGGGTCCTGCTGCCCAGCCGGGACATCGACCTCGCCTTCCCGGTGCCGGTCGGGGGGCGCGGCGACGACTGGGTGCACGGGCGGTGGCTGGCGATGCGCAACGCCCAGGGGCAGGTCCTCCAGCACAATCTGCTGGCCCTGCGTGCCACGCACGGCATCGACGTACACGTCACGTTCCGGGCGCTGCCCTTCACCCCGCCGGTGAAGCTGTATCTGCTCAACGGCTCGGAGGCGCTGTTCGCGTACTACACGCTGACGCGCCGGGAGGCCGAGATCGACCATGAGCAGCGGGAGATGTTCGACGCGCAGGGCTCCCAGTCGATGCTGTTCTCCTTCCGGCAGGGACCGGGCCTGCGTGACACGACCTTCGTCGAGCAGTCGCATCTGTGGTTCAACGCGCTGTGGGAGACGATCAGTTCGGAGCTGGTGCTCACGAACTCATAG
- a CDS encoding winged helix-turn-helix domain-containing protein, with protein sequence MTEELRTRMADGTYPRGALLPSQRELAEEFGVSRDTVQRVIQELGNESWIENRQGTRARVIKNQRIQSETARATRSRRPMTLDPLISEAFEQPEVTLDVYTLTSESLDVHIRRQDERIRAGVIAPERIALRMLLPSESLELPYPRAVNDEDAHRLRDRFRTITRRSTESLHQVLEGLRAEKLVPSVDLEIRHAPLTPTFKLYVINGAEVLHGLYRVVERALVLESGDQVRALDVLGLGATLTHHVQDDDPDSAGTIFVDTMRRWYDSVWDLLAEGPQ encoded by the coding sequence GTGACGGAGGAGCTGCGGACGCGGATGGCGGACGGGACGTATCCGCGGGGGGCTCTGCTGCCCTCGCAGCGCGAGCTCGCCGAGGAGTTCGGTGTCTCCCGGGACACCGTGCAGCGGGTCATCCAGGAACTGGGCAACGAGAGCTGGATCGAGAACCGGCAGGGGACGAGGGCCCGGGTCATCAAGAACCAGCGCATCCAGTCCGAGACCGCCAGGGCCACCCGGTCCCGGCGGCCGATGACCCTGGACCCGCTCATCAGCGAGGCGTTCGAGCAGCCCGAAGTCACCCTGGACGTCTATACGCTGACCTCGGAGTCGCTGGACGTCCACATCCGCCGTCAGGACGAACGCATCCGCGCCGGCGTCATCGCGCCCGAGCGCATCGCCCTGCGCATGCTGCTGCCGTCGGAGTCGCTGGAGCTGCCCTACCCCCGGGCCGTGAACGACGAGGACGCCCACCGTCTGCGGGACCGCTTCCGCACCATCACCAGGCGGAGCACGGAGTCCCTGCACCAGGTCCTGGAGGGGCTGCGGGCGGAGAAGCTGGTCCCCTCCGTCGACCTCGAGATCAGGCACGCCCCCCTCACACCGACCTTCAAGCTGTACGTCATCAACGGGGCGGAGGTGCTGCACGGCCTGTACCGGGTCGTCGAGCGGGCCCTGGTCCTGGAGAGCGGGGACCAGGTGCGGGCGCTCGACGTCCTGGGCCTCGGCGCCACGCTGACGCACCATGTGCAGGACGACGACCCGGACTCGGCCGGGACCATCTTCGTGGACACCATGCGCCGGTGGTACGACTCCGTCTGGGACCTGTTGGCCGAGGGGCCCCAGTGA
- a CDS encoding HAD family hydrolase, producing the protein MTVQTESDPRELRNLSRRARVVLWDFDGPICRLFANHSAERVASDLVSWLEGRGLHGLLTEAERESLDPHVVLRAVDRRHPGSDLVADLEARLTQEERLAASSAMPTAYADPLIRTWTAVGARLAITTNNSPLVVVEYLTGRGLVGCFQPHIYGRTQELRHLKPDPHCLNRALSAMGAAPSDALMIGDTPSDHEAASHAGVPFLGYARNERKAKILKDAGAGLVLTSLEPLLELLRAA; encoded by the coding sequence GTGACAGTCCAGACGGAAAGCGATCCGCGCGAACTCCGGAACCTCAGCAGACGCGCCCGTGTCGTGCTGTGGGACTTCGACGGGCCCATCTGCCGGCTGTTCGCCAACCATTCGGCGGAACGGGTGGCGAGCGACCTGGTGTCCTGGCTGGAGGGCCGGGGGCTGCACGGGCTGCTGACGGAGGCCGAGCGGGAGTCCCTCGACCCGCACGTGGTGCTGCGCGCCGTGGACCGCCGGCACCCCGGCAGTGATCTGGTCGCCGATCTGGAGGCGCGCCTCACCCAGGAGGAGCGGCTGGCCGCGTCTTCGGCGATGCCGACCGCGTACGCGGACCCGCTGATCCGCACCTGGACCGCGGTGGGGGCCCGGCTGGCGATCACTACCAACAACTCCCCGCTCGTGGTCGTCGAGTACCTCACGGGCCGCGGCCTCGTCGGCTGCTTCCAGCCCCACATCTACGGCCGCACCCAGGAACTGCGTCATCTGAAGCCGGACCCGCACTGCCTCAACCGCGCGCTGAGCGCGATGGGCGCGGCTCCGTCCGACGCCCTGATGATCGGCGACACCCCCTCCGACCACGAGGCGGCGTCCCACGCCGGGGTGCCGTTCCTGGGCTACGCCCGCAACGAACGCAAGGCCAAGATCCTGAAGGACGCCGGGGCCGGGTTGGTCCTGACGTCCCTGGAGCCGCTGCTGGAGCTGCTGCGGGCCGCGTAG